In a genomic window of Vicinamibacterales bacterium:
- a CDS encoding OsmC family protein, with product MSATGTPLTYQVSARRIDAHGSEASCKRASLALDTDLAGRDDAFNPAELLLAALAACMLKGIERVAPMLKFELRGVDVRVQGIRHDAPPHMARIDYEIRVDTDESDHRLELLHANVKKYGTVFNTVAPGTQLSGTLVRAG from the coding sequence ATGAGCGCTACAGGCACGCCGCTCACCTACCAGGTCTCCGCGCGACGCATCGACGCGCACGGCAGCGAGGCATCGTGCAAGCGGGCCTCGCTAGCGCTCGATACGGATCTGGCCGGACGAGACGATGCCTTCAACCCTGCGGAACTGCTCCTGGCGGCGCTCGCGGCGTGCATGCTGAAGGGCATCGAACGGGTGGCGCCGATGCTGAAGTTCGAGTTGCGCGGCGTCGACGTGCGGGTCCAGGGTATCCGGCACGACGCACCGCCGCACATGGCGCGGATCGACTACGAGATCCGCGTCGACACGGACGAATCCGACCACCGGCTCGAGTTGCTGCACGCGAACGTGAAGAAGTACGGCACGGTGTTCAATACGGTAGCGCCGGGCACGCAGCTGTCTGGCACGCTGGTGCGTGCAGGCTGA
- a CDS encoding thioredoxin family protein, translated as MTEVKVLGIGCANCRNTQALVEAVARDAGVPIVVEKVEDPQQFVTYGVMRTPGVVVNGQLVHAGGVPSREKVEGWFRTVATP; from the coding sequence GTGACTGAAGTAAAGGTGCTGGGAATCGGGTGCGCGAACTGCCGCAACACCCAGGCGCTCGTCGAGGCCGTGGCGCGCGATGCCGGCGTACCGATCGTGGTCGAGAAGGTCGAAGACCCACAGCAGTTCGTCACGTACGGCGTGATGCGGACGCCTGGCGTAGTGGTGAACGGCCAGCTGGTGCATGCCGGCGGCGTGCCGTCGCGGGAGAAGGTCGAGGGCTGGTTCCGCACCGTCGCCACACCATGA